Proteins from a single region of Dyadobacter fanqingshengii:
- the porU2 gene encoding putative type IX secretion system sortase PorU2, with amino-acid sequence MNKIITHTFIFLFSITRTSVAAQKLFGNEWIVPSQTYLRIPVIENGLYKITSAELREAGFPTDTNQSCSFQMFWRGKEVAIQVSSDMANESQVIFDGQRNDGALDSALYISPVHIPHAHYSLYSDTSAYFLTFNIAGIAGKRTQFNVAPHSSSNDYHFTEIEKLFISQYAPGNFYPPESGYNDGSAISGYDAGEGWTGPEIKDNVSYSFSLDINNPVTSRFSNAQIELVLVGRSAGKHAYELWSSDNVGLKRKIKSFSIHNFESITLKTFLDSADFSSERELKFTLVATGNQGSISLSYAKLSYPQRILTNEPVYQPELANILKPRLVRFRNIDLQSFDYLIITHPAVRVPVHGADQVSAYANYRASIQGGNFKPLIVHSEEVYNQFNYGVPGPLGIKNMISWMTKAGNLKFVFLIGRSVDPQTARKSAYARTLDMVPNAGWPGSDIALVMGSDSVSSLDPIVPIGRLNALTSQNVYDYLIKVKTVEAQPASAPWRKNILHLSGGRSDEELSVFSGYVKSFEEKMKRSTFPAHVETISKKTTDPVEKLPVHIPINGGASLITLFGHSSLDVTDIDIGMASDPESRIQNHPRYPAIIINGCAAGSIFYSTKTLSSDWIFSPNKGAVLFLAHTFNGLSTDLKKYTESFYEVLAVSSFTNESFGVIQNEAIRRNLAKHKNITAIITAQQMLLHGDPAIRIFPKDPTLQSGNTQAATSDITAISVSPNPSDHWFRFLATFNSTNPPEKANLFIYDLWGRKVQKFSFDTHSGKNEWFWHPENLPSGVYLYSLEIDQKNGTVSSAAQKALRGRLIWVH; translated from the coding sequence ATGAACAAAATTATTACGCACACTTTTATTTTCTTGTTTTCGATTACACGAACATCTGTTGCCGCTCAGAAATTATTCGGAAACGAGTGGATCGTCCCTTCACAAACCTATCTGCGTATTCCGGTCATAGAAAACGGACTGTACAAAATCACCAGTGCTGAACTCAGAGAAGCCGGGTTTCCCACCGATACCAATCAATCTTGCTCATTTCAAATGTTTTGGCGGGGAAAAGAAGTTGCTATCCAGGTGAGCAGCGACATGGCGAATGAAAGTCAGGTTATTTTTGATGGGCAAAGAAACGATGGCGCATTGGACAGCGCACTTTACATAAGCCCAGTCCACATCCCACATGCACATTACAGCCTGTATTCCGACACCAGCGCTTATTTCTTGACTTTTAATATCGCAGGCATTGCAGGCAAGAGAACGCAATTCAATGTCGCACCTCATTCAAGTTCAAATGATTATCATTTCACGGAGATCGAAAAGCTCTTCATATCTCAATACGCGCCCGGCAATTTCTATCCGCCCGAAAGCGGCTATAATGACGGCTCGGCAATTTCTGGTTATGATGCAGGCGAAGGCTGGACCGGCCCGGAAATCAAGGATAATGTTTCCTATTCTTTTTCATTGGACATTAATAATCCGGTGACTTCCCGATTTTCAAATGCCCAAATCGAGCTGGTTCTGGTTGGCCGGTCGGCAGGGAAACATGCTTATGAGCTCTGGTCTTCGGATAATGTGGGCTTAAAAAGAAAAATCAAATCATTCAGCATTCACAATTTTGAATCTATAACGCTCAAAACTTTCCTGGATTCAGCAGATTTCAGCAGCGAACGCGAGCTGAAATTCACATTGGTTGCGACTGGAAATCAGGGGAGTATATCCTTGTCCTATGCCAAACTGAGCTATCCACAGAGAATTCTAACCAATGAGCCGGTATATCAGCCGGAACTGGCGAACATTTTAAAACCACGACTAGTAAGATTCCGCAACATTGATTTACAATCATTTGATTATCTGATTATTACACATCCAGCAGTTAGAGTTCCTGTTCATGGTGCGGACCAAGTTTCAGCTTATGCAAATTACCGTGCTTCTATACAAGGCGGCAACTTCAAGCCTTTGATTGTGCATAGTGAGGAAGTTTACAATCAGTTCAATTATGGTGTTCCGGGACCGCTTGGCATTAAGAATATGATTTCATGGATGACAAAAGCGGGTAATTTGAAATTCGTCTTTCTCATTGGACGCTCCGTTGACCCACAAACTGCAAGAAAATCAGCCTATGCACGCACATTGGATATGGTTCCGAATGCTGGCTGGCCAGGTTCAGACATTGCGCTTGTAATGGGGTCGGATTCTGTATCCAGCTTGGACCCGATTGTGCCGATCGGACGCCTCAATGCATTAACATCCCAGAATGTTTACGATTATCTGATAAAGGTAAAGACAGTAGAAGCCCAGCCGGCATCGGCTCCCTGGCGAAAGAACATACTGCATTTGAGCGGAGGAAGATCGGACGAAGAGCTTTCGGTTTTTTCGGGTTATGTAAAGTCTTTTGAAGAAAAAATGAAGCGTTCAACATTCCCAGCACATGTGGAAACGATTTCAAAAAAGACGACTGATCCCGTTGAAAAGCTTCCGGTTCACATTCCTATTAATGGTGGAGCTAGTCTGATCACGTTGTTTGGACATTCCAGTTTGGACGTGACCGACATTGATATAGGAATGGCGAGTGATCCGGAATCCCGTATCCAAAATCATCCGCGTTATCCTGCGATCATTATCAATGGCTGCGCGGCTGGCAGCATTTTTTATTCAACAAAAACCCTTAGCAGTGACTGGATCTTTAGCCCGAATAAAGGAGCAGTCCTGTTTCTTGCACACACATTTAACGGACTATCTACGGATTTAAAAAAATATACAGAAAGTTTTTACGAAGTGCTGGCAGTTTCCAGCTTCACTAACGAATCCTTTGGTGTGATCCAAAATGAAGCGATCCGCAGGAATCTGGCCAAACACAAAAACATAACTGCCATCATTACAGCCCAGCAAATGCTGCTGCACGGCGATCCCGCTATCCGCATTTTCCCCAAAGATCCAACATTACAATCGGGCAACACACAAGCCGCAACATCAGACATTACGGCAATCAGCGTTTCTCCCAACCCATCGGATCATTGGTTCCGGTTCCTGGCTACGTTTAATTCAACGAACCCTCCCGAAAAAGCGAATCTATTTATTTATGATTTATGGGGCAGGAAGGTGCAAAAATTTTCATTTGACACGCATTCCGGAAAAAATGAGTGGTTTTGGCACCCCGAAAACCTGCCGTCCGGCGTTTATTTATATAGCCTGGAAATTGACCAGAAAAACGGGACTGTTTCCTCTGCTGCCCAAAAGGCATTACGGGGAAGATTGATTTGGGTTCATTAA
- a CDS encoding cryptochrome/photolyase family protein: MSLNTKEKITLFWFRRDLRLHDNAGLYYALRSENPVVPVFIFDKTILDDLDNKEDKRLTFIHQNILEIQRELQTLGADILVFYGHPTDVWQELSEKYDIAEVFTNTDYEPYATERDTAVAKILRSRKAELKAYKDQVIFEKQEILSGQNTPYTVFTPYSRMWREKCNDFYLSSYPNKKYFKNFLKWGGSTIPSLQEMGFKSTDTDFPSSEISAELLENYETSRDFPAMEGTSRIGIHLRFGTVSIRELARFAKKHSNLYLNELIWREFYQQILSNFPHVGKGKAFRAPYDDINWGYDKEAFQKWCDGKTGYPLVDAGMRQMNAIGFMHNRVRMVVASFLAKHLLLNWRLGEAYFAEKLLDYDLAANNGGWQWAVGSGTDAAPYFRIFNPEAQAKKFDPKGEYIKKWVPEFGTDAYPEPMVDHKMARERCLREYKKALDKS, translated from the coding sequence ATGAGTTTAAATACAAAAGAAAAAATCACATTATTTTGGTTTCGCCGGGATTTGAGACTGCATGATAACGCAGGTTTGTACTATGCATTGCGTTCCGAAAACCCCGTTGTTCCTGTTTTTATTTTTGACAAAACAATTCTGGATGACCTTGATAATAAGGAAGATAAGCGCCTGACGTTCATACATCAAAACATTCTTGAAATACAAAGAGAATTGCAAACGCTTGGCGCGGACATTTTGGTTTTCTACGGACATCCGACAGATGTATGGCAGGAACTCAGCGAGAAATACGACATTGCCGAAGTCTTTACCAACACAGATTACGAACCTTATGCAACGGAAAGGGACACGGCCGTAGCCAAGATCCTGCGTTCGAGAAAAGCAGAGTTGAAAGCATATAAGGATCAGGTTATTTTTGAAAAGCAGGAAATACTGAGCGGGCAAAATACACCTTACACCGTCTTTACACCTTATAGCAGGATGTGGAGGGAAAAATGCAACGACTTCTATCTGTCTTCTTATCCCAACAAAAAGTATTTCAAAAACTTTTTAAAATGGGGAGGCAGCACAATTCCTTCGCTTCAAGAAATGGGCTTTAAAAGCACGGACACGGACTTTCCTTCCAGCGAAATTTCAGCCGAATTGCTCGAAAACTACGAAACAAGCAGGGATTTCCCGGCTATGGAAGGCACTAGCCGCATTGGTATACACCTAAGATTTGGCACCGTAAGCATTCGTGAGTTGGCCAGATTTGCAAAAAAACACAGCAACTTATACCTTAATGAGCTGATCTGGCGGGAATTTTATCAGCAAATCCTTTCCAACTTTCCGCACGTCGGGAAAGGTAAAGCGTTCAGAGCGCCTTATGACGACATTAACTGGGGTTACGATAAAGAAGCCTTTCAGAAATGGTGTGATGGTAAAACCGGTTATCCCCTAGTGGACGCAGGAATGCGACAAATGAATGCAATCGGCTTTATGCACAACAGGGTTAGGATGGTTGTGGCGAGCTTTTTAGCCAAACATTTGCTGCTCAACTGGCGGCTGGGTGAAGCTTATTTCGCCGAAAAGTTGCTGGATTATGATTTGGCGGCCAATAATGGTGGATGGCAATGGGCTGTCGGATCCGGCACGGACGCTGCACCCTATTTCCGAATTTTCAATCCCGAAGCGCAGGCCAAAAAGTTTGATCCGAAAGGAGAATATATCAAAAAATGGGTCCCGGAATTTGGCACAGACGCATATCCGGAACCGATGGTTGACCACAAAATGGCGAGGGAAAGATGTCTTAGAGAATATAAAAAAGCCCTTGACAAATCGTAA
- a CDS encoding PadR family transcriptional regulator: protein MNIENAQVQMRKGILEFCILHIISRGEVYASDMLDELTSARIMVVEGTLYPLLTRLKNSGWLDYKWVESSSGPPRKYYVLTDEGKIFLDAMQATWFELAESVQTVIHRTEDLSKAASSNLPEPN from the coding sequence ATGAATATTGAAAATGCCCAAGTGCAGATGCGGAAGGGAATTTTGGAATTCTGTATTCTGCACATCATATCGAGGGGCGAAGTATACGCTTCTGATATGTTGGATGAGCTGACTTCTGCGCGCATAATGGTTGTAGAAGGAACGCTTTATCCGCTTCTTACCAGGTTAAAAAATTCCGGCTGGCTGGATTATAAATGGGTGGAGTCTTCCTCAGGCCCTCCGAGAAAATATTATGTTTTGACTGATGAGGGGAAAATATTCCTGGATGCAATGCAAGCCACATGGTTTGAACTGGCGGAGTCTGTGCAAACTGTTATACACCGCACAGAGGATTTGAGCAAAGCAGCTTCTTCCAATCTTCCCGAACCTAACTGA
- the murA gene encoding UDP-N-acetylglucosamine 1-carboxyvinyltransferase encodes MASFKITGDRRLKGSIVPQGAKNEALQILCAVLLTKEPVTIHNIPNIRDVNQLINLLADLGVRQTKLSESSIRFEATDINLDHLESESYKQKAAALRGSVMLLGPMLARFRKGRIPRPGGDKIGRRRLDTHFLGFEKLGAQFSYDEEDGGFYKVDATNLKGAYMLLDEASVTGTANVLMAAVMAEGTTTIYNAACEPYLQQLCKMLNRMGAKISGIASNLLVVEGVSQLSGTEHTMLPDMIEIGSFIGLAAMTQSEITIKDCQIAQLGIIPDVFQRLGIKMEFQGDDIFIPAQEHYRIENFLDGSTMSVADAPWPGFTPDLLSIILVTATQAQGTVLIHQKMFESRLFFVDKLIEMGAQIILCDPHRATVIGHNRETQLRGIRMTSPDIRAGVALLIAALSAKGVSIIDNIEQIDRGYQNIDGRLNAIGAEIVRL; translated from the coding sequence ATGGCTTCATTTAAAATAACCGGAGATAGACGGCTTAAAGGTTCTATTGTTCCCCAAGGCGCAAAAAACGAGGCATTGCAAATTCTGTGCGCTGTGCTTTTGACCAAGGAACCGGTAACAATTCATAACATTCCCAACATTCGGGATGTAAATCAGCTCATCAATCTGCTTGCAGATCTGGGTGTCCGTCAGACGAAACTAAGTGAGTCATCAATCCGCTTCGAAGCGACTGACATTAATCTGGATCACCTGGAATCGGAATCTTACAAGCAGAAAGCAGCCGCCTTACGCGGATCTGTAATGTTGCTGGGCCCGATGCTGGCGCGTTTTCGTAAAGGCAGGATTCCCCGTCCCGGGGGCGATAAAATTGGTCGCCGGAGATTGGATACGCACTTTCTAGGTTTTGAAAAGCTTGGTGCGCAGTTCAGTTACGACGAGGAAGATGGTGGTTTTTACAAAGTTGATGCGACCAACCTGAAAGGTGCTTATATGCTCCTGGACGAGGCGTCTGTTACCGGAACAGCCAATGTTCTGATGGCGGCCGTGATGGCAGAAGGCACAACGACGATCTATAATGCAGCCTGTGAACCCTATCTTCAGCAATTATGTAAAATGCTGAACAGAATGGGCGCAAAAATCTCAGGAATTGCTTCCAATCTGCTTGTAGTTGAGGGTGTAAGCCAGCTAAGCGGAACAGAACACACCATGCTTCCCGACATGATCGAGATAGGAAGCTTTATAGGTCTGGCGGCAATGACACAATCTGAAATAACCATCAAAGACTGTCAGATCGCTCAATTAGGCATCATTCCTGATGTATTTCAAAGGCTGGGGATCAAAATGGAATTCCAGGGAGACGATATTTTTATCCCGGCTCAGGAACATTACCGCATTGAAAACTTCCTGGACGGCTCCACCATGTCTGTGGCAGATGCACCATGGCCCGGTTTCACGCCTGACTTATTAAGCATTATCCTGGTAACAGCCACGCAGGCACAGGGAACAGTGCTGATCCATCAGAAAATGTTCGAAAGCCGCCTGTTTTTTGTAGATAAATTAATTGAAATGGGTGCGCAAATTATCCTTTGCGACCCTCATCGCGCAACCGTAATTGGACATAACCGCGAAACGCAATTGCGCGGCATTCGTATGACGTCCCCCGACATTCGCGCCGGTGTAGCGCTTCTCATTGCTGCACTATCCGCAAAAGGAGTTAGTATCATCGATAATATAGAGCAGATCGACCGCGGTTATCAGAACATCGATGGTCGTTTAAATGCTATTGGAGCTGAGATTGTTAGGTTGTAG
- a CDS encoding PspC domain-containing protein has product MKKTISINIGGIIFHIEEDGYEKLKGYLSSIQKYFSSFADSKEILSDIEGRIAERFLNKQKAEAKQVISLSDVDELIAAMGTVADFEAIEQAEDILADPLESAASKGYTPKEEAYAASASSSSYSAPKTEPVNAAGPRKLYRDLRRKLLGGVAAGLAHYFTIDPIWVRLAFLFMVIGLPAGSGMMDLNMEDEFGPLSGFMVLVYIAMWVAFPGSTTLEEDAQIKKFYRDPDRKVVGGVAAGVASYFGVDLGVVRFLWVLSILLFGTGVLVYIILWVIAPVANTLTEKMEMQGEPITLSNIESNIKQSLNLEEKTGEEHILTKVLLFPFRAIALIIGALGRVLRGLGPIIRILIGASLIAMAVMALLTLVIGGAVALGVTNSVPFDNLPIPFLIFQELPDTLILSGLLATAIPFITFLLLGLTLLSNKRVVGSSVWLTLLGLWIVGIIGSTIGGISYQRNFARRGEVLQSTFYAFPQGTLTFDHNYTDDEDNVDVHISMEGYNTADSIKLDKRLVSRGATTADAKKNAQALTYDIEVKDSVFVFNDGPVFGKGGRFRDQQIDVTVNLPYNKPFYMTRDFYHNLSHWESRHHMLKRYDVDNSEISWNKLLWMVKSDSGLVCINLPAKFILDEERDNNDNSEGFTFDINDDNSNVELGERGNYIKQFPVGSFTKIDIGGAYSILVRQGAEFNVSADSETEEAVDDLKVTVENGTLRVRSSSFTIFDQNNWKRIGLVITMPTVEGLSLSGANKTRVVGFTGLEKLDVDIAGASKTEINLEVKELNLDIAGASRAFLKGSANSATLDAHGACKLTATEMSIQNANVEASGASKIELGRIPNLSKNANGASKINAEE; this is encoded by the coding sequence ATGAAAAAGACAATCAGCATAAATATTGGTGGCATTATCTTCCATATTGAGGAAGACGGTTACGAAAAACTGAAAGGTTACCTTTCTTCCATCCAGAAATATTTCTCTTCTTTTGCTGATAGCAAGGAGATCTTGTCTGACATCGAAGGAAGGATCGCAGAGCGGTTTTTGAACAAACAAAAAGCAGAGGCAAAGCAGGTGATTTCTCTTTCCGATGTGGACGAACTGATCGCCGCAATGGGGACGGTCGCTGACTTCGAGGCCATTGAACAAGCAGAAGACATTCTTGCTGACCCATTGGAGTCTGCTGCATCAAAAGGATATACACCAAAAGAGGAAGCTTATGCTGCATCGGCATCATCTTCCTCATATAGTGCTCCCAAAACTGAGCCAGTAAACGCTGCCGGTCCAAGAAAACTATACCGTGACCTGCGACGCAAACTTTTGGGAGGTGTTGCTGCCGGACTTGCGCATTACTTTACCATCGATCCGATCTGGGTCAGGCTTGCTTTCCTCTTTATGGTGATTGGGTTACCAGCAGGTTCTGGAATGATGGACTTGAATATGGAGGATGAATTTGGTCCGCTTTCAGGCTTTATGGTGCTGGTGTACATTGCCATGTGGGTTGCGTTTCCTGGTTCTACAACATTGGAAGAGGATGCGCAGATCAAGAAATTCTACCGTGATCCGGACCGTAAAGTGGTTGGAGGGGTTGCAGCTGGTGTAGCATCTTATTTTGGTGTTGATCTGGGTGTTGTGCGGTTTCTTTGGGTGTTATCTATCCTGCTTTTCGGAACCGGTGTGCTGGTCTACATCATTCTCTGGGTGATTGCACCCGTGGCGAATACGCTCACAGAAAAAATGGAAATGCAAGGCGAACCGATCACCTTGTCCAATATTGAATCGAACATTAAACAAAGTCTGAATCTGGAAGAAAAAACGGGTGAGGAGCATATTTTGACAAAAGTTCTACTTTTTCCCTTTCGTGCGATTGCATTGATCATAGGCGCACTAGGCAGAGTCTTGAGAGGTTTGGGCCCCATTATCCGTATATTAATAGGCGCTTCCTTGATCGCTATGGCCGTTATGGCGCTGCTTACATTGGTGATCGGTGGAGCGGTGGCGCTGGGTGTGACCAACTCGGTCCCTTTTGACAACCTGCCTATTCCTTTTTTGATATTCCAGGAATTACCTGATACGCTTATTTTGTCCGGTTTGCTTGCAACAGCGATTCCTTTCATAACATTTCTTTTATTGGGATTGACCCTCTTGTCCAATAAGCGTGTGGTGGGAAGTTCGGTTTGGCTTACATTATTAGGGCTTTGGATTGTTGGGATTATAGGCAGCACCATTGGCGGGATCTCTTATCAAAGGAATTTTGCAAGACGCGGAGAAGTGTTGCAATCCACTTTTTATGCATTTCCGCAAGGCACATTAACCTTCGATCACAACTATACGGACGACGAAGATAATGTGGATGTCCATATCAGCATGGAAGGTTACAACACGGCGGACAGCATTAAACTTGATAAAAGACTAGTGTCCCGCGGCGCTACGACAGCCGATGCCAAGAAAAATGCGCAGGCATTGACTTACGATATTGAAGTGAAGGATTCGGTTTTTGTTTTTAATGATGGGCCTGTGTTCGGCAAAGGTGGCCGTTTCCGTGATCAGCAGATCGACGTAACAGTTAATCTGCCTTATAACAAGCCTTTCTATATGACCCGTGATTTTTACCATAATCTTTCACATTGGGAAAGCAGGCATCATATGTTGAAGCGTTACGATGTGGATAACAGCGAAATTTCCTGGAACAAATTACTCTGGATGGTTAAAAGTGACTCGGGACTGGTTTGTATCAACCTGCCCGCGAAGTTCATCCTTGATGAAGAAAGGGACAATAATGATAATTCCGAAGGTTTTACCTTTGATATCAATGACGATAACAGCAATGTTGAGCTGGGGGAACGCGGCAATTATATCAAGCAATTCCCCGTAGGAAGTTTTACAAAAATAGATATAGGCGGCGCTTACTCCATTCTGGTTCGCCAGGGAGCGGAGTTCAATGTTTCTGCGGATAGCGAAACAGAGGAAGCTGTGGACGATCTGAAGGTGACTGTGGAAAATGGCACATTGCGTGTTAGGAGTTCCAGTTTTACGATTTTTGACCAAAATAATTGGAAGCGCATCGGGCTGGTCATCACAATGCCGACAGTTGAAGGGCTATCGCTTTCGGGTGCGAACAAAACAAGGGTGGTGGGCTTTACAGGTCTGGAAAAATTGGACGTAGACATTGCCGGCGCATCGAAGACAGAGATCAATCTGGAAGTAAAAGAGCTGAATCTGGACATTGCAGGTGCATCCCGTGCATTTCTGAAAGGATCTGCAAACTCGGCAACCCTCGACGCTCATGGAGCCTGCAAGTTGACGGCCACCGAAATGAGCATCCAAAATGCAAATGTGGAAGCATCCGGCGCATCGAAAATTGAACTGGGCAGAATTCCTAACTTGTCCAAAAACGCAAACGGCGCAAGTAAGATCAACGCTGAGGAATAA
- a CDS encoding 3-keto-disaccharide hydrolase, with protein MKLQLTLLLSILSFIAFGQKNADKQEWKQLFNGKNLDGWDIKIRGYELNDNYLNTFRVEDGKMVVRYDKYDDFKQKYGHIFYKGDFSYYRISVEYRFVGEQAPKGEGWAWRNSGIMVHGQPAATMGKDQDFPASIEVQLLGGNDKKRTTCNLCTPGTNVVMNGKLITQHCVTSTSQTYNGDQWVKAEVLVLGDSLIQHFANGEMVLEYNKPQLGGGNVSGNDPSLIVDGKLLDHGSISLQSESHPVEFRKVEVLDLKGCMDPKAANYKSYYVKADNSKCSYGKK; from the coding sequence ATGAAATTACAACTTACGCTACTTCTCAGTATCCTCAGCTTCATTGCCTTTGGTCAAAAAAACGCAGACAAGCAGGAATGGAAACAGCTTTTCAACGGCAAGAACCTTGACGGCTGGGACATTAAAATTCGCGGCTACGAGCTGAATGATAATTACCTGAACACGTTCCGCGTGGAAGATGGCAAAATGGTCGTACGGTACGACAAGTATGATGACTTCAAGCAAAAATACGGTCATATCTTCTACAAAGGAGACTTTTCATACTATCGCATTTCGGTTGAATATCGTTTCGTAGGCGAGCAAGCCCCGAAAGGCGAAGGCTGGGCCTGGCGGAACAGCGGTATAATGGTGCACGGGCAGCCTGCTGCAACGATGGGGAAAGACCAGGATTTTCCTGCTTCCATTGAAGTACAGCTGCTGGGAGGCAATGATAAAAAGCGCACAACTTGCAATCTTTGCACACCAGGGACCAATGTGGTGATGAATGGAAAATTAATTACGCAACATTGCGTGACTTCCACATCCCAGACTTATAATGGCGACCAATGGGTAAAAGCAGAAGTGCTTGTGCTTGGCGATTCGCTGATCCAGCATTTTGCGAATGGAGAAATGGTTTTGGAATACAATAAGCCACAATTGGGAGGCGGAAATGTAAGCGGCAATGATCCGTCTTTAATCGTTGACGGAAAGCTGCTGGATCATGGCTCGATATCGTTGCAAAGCGAGAGCCATCCTGTTGAATTCAGGAAAGTAGAAGTTTTGGATTTGAAAGGCTGTATGGATCCGAAAGCTGCTAATTACAAGTCTTACTATGTGAAGGCTGATAATAGTAAGTGTAGTTACGGGAAGAAGTAG
- a CDS encoding DUF4290 domain-containing protein codes for MKEYGSNVQKLADHIVKMEDKAKRNLYAHILVELMRQIHPNMRDNQDYTNKLWDDLYIISGFELDVDSPFPPPSPEALGKKPLKVGYNQQNLMYRHYGRNIDLLLEKAINTENKEDKLAFVSYIFRLMRSFFNTWNKDNPEDNVLLGQLEQLSKGQLTEEIDYIRANGPIEAAPKDRNNSSQERNRGNSHQGGGAGGFKAQSSHNSERQGGNSNQGNSNRNRPNNKFAGRNNNNGNNNNNNRNNRKKPGI; via the coding sequence TTGAAAGAATACGGTAGTAACGTACAAAAACTTGCTGATCACATCGTAAAGATGGAAGATAAGGCAAAACGCAACCTTTATGCGCACATTCTGGTCGAGCTCATGCGTCAGATCCATCCGAACATGAGGGATAACCAGGATTACACCAATAAACTGTGGGATGATCTGTACATTATTTCCGGATTTGAATTGGATGTGGACAGTCCATTCCCACCGCCTTCTCCGGAAGCATTAGGAAAAAAACCACTTAAAGTGGGCTACAACCAGCAAAATTTAATGTATCGCCATTACGGCCGAAACATTGATCTGCTCCTTGAAAAAGCTATTAATACCGAAAATAAGGAAGATAAGCTTGCCTTTGTCTCCTACATTTTCAGGCTTATGCGCTCCTTTTTTAACACCTGGAACAAAGACAATCCGGAGGACAATGTATTGCTCGGCCAGCTGGAACAGCTTAGTAAAGGCCAGCTGACAGAAGAAATCGATTATATCCGCGCCAACGGGCCCATCGAAGCGGCCCCAAAAGACCGGAACAACAGCAGCCAGGAACGCAACCGCGGAAACAGCCATCAGGGTGGCGGCGCCGGCGGATTCAAAGCCCAGTCCAGCCACAATTCCGAACGCCAGGGTGGTAATAGTAACCAAGGCAATTCCAATCGAAACAGGCCTAATAACAAGTTCGCAGGCCGCAATAACAACAACGGTAACAACAATAATAATAACCGGAATAACCGCAAAAAACCTGGAATCTAA
- a CDS encoding dihydrofolate reductase: MVTQTKLYIIAAMSENRVIGNKNSLPWHLPDEWKHFRKVTDGKPFLMGRKSFEAPDALHSTYKNVILSSAIPESSSSDTVYAKDISSALALLSGEDAVFVLGGASVFLEMLPLVQKLYLTIVHAQVEGDAYFPVVNQDDWMLISSEFHEQDEQHEFSFSMNVYERKNTG, from the coding sequence TTGGTAACACAAACTAAGCTTTATATCATCGCCGCTATGAGCGAAAACCGGGTGATCGGGAATAAAAACAGCCTTCCCTGGCATCTGCCGGATGAATGGAAACATTTCAGGAAAGTTACAGACGGGAAACCCTTCCTAATGGGTCGAAAAAGCTTTGAAGCGCCGGATGCATTGCATTCAACCTATAAAAATGTCATTTTATCTTCGGCAATACCGGAAAGTAGCTCGTCTGACACGGTTTATGCGAAAGATATTTCTTCGGCCCTCGCGTTACTTTCTGGTGAAGACGCCGTATTTGTATTGGGCGGTGCTTCGGTTTTTCTGGAAATGTTGCCGCTCGTTCAAAAATTATATCTGACCATTGTTCACGCACAGGTTGAAGGCGACGCATATTTCCCGGTAGTAAATCAGGATGACTGGATGCTGATCAGTTCTGAATTTCATGAACAGGACGAGCAACACGAATTTTCTTTTTCTATGAATGTTTACGAAAGGAAAAACACCGGTTAA